The following proteins are co-located in the Halarcobacter sp. genome:
- a CDS encoding ATP-binding protein, which produces MLLQFSVNNHKSIKDTIEFSLLKESQDKGNSFKIRQYELLKSAIVYGANASGKSNFLKSLAFMGRIVLNKDKVIQSTDLLAHIPFRLNTETEDSSSTFEVVFFIDDIKYRYGFELDKTTVYSEWLYADEKGKEAKLFYRDIEEEDYVNSNRFKEGYNFFDKNNSNIRISKNQLFIWKCDQNDGEISKSILNWFNHVNFIDGIDHDGYIEYTMEQMENHEFKCEMINLIKTADIGIEDILLEKKEVPSNIVEELPFPKELKEKILKEGGLKEISLDTYHKKFDKNNNEIGNVVFNLEKEESIGTRKFFKMTAPILNTLKEGKILIIDELDASLHPMLTKSLIEMFHNEELNTKNAQLIFATHDTNLLTPSLFRRDQIWLTEKDKYGATNIYSLAQFKDVRAKENFEKNYIQGKYGAIPYLGKFEF; this is translated from the coding sequence GTGTTATTACAATTTAGTGTAAATAATCATAAATCAATTAAAGATACTATTGAATTTAGTCTATTAAAAGAATCACAAGATAAAGGGAATTCTTTTAAGATTAGACAATATGAATTATTAAAAAGTGCCATTGTTTATGGTGCAAATGCAAGTGGAAAAAGTAATTTTTTAAAATCACTTGCATTTATGGGTAGAATTGTTTTAAATAAAGACAAGGTAATTCAATCAACTGATTTATTAGCACATATTCCATTTAGATTAAATACAGAGACAGAAGATAGTTCAAGTACGTTTGAAGTTGTATTTTTTATCGATGATATAAAATATAGATATGGATTTGAACTAGATAAAACAACAGTTTATTCAGAGTGGCTTTATGCAGATGAAAAAGGCAAAGAAGCAAAACTTTTTTATAGAGATATTGAAGAAGAAGATTATGTAAATTCAAATAGATTCAAAGAAGGTTATAACTTTTTTGATAAAAATAATTCAAATATTAGAATTTCTAAAAATCAACTTTTTATTTGGAAATGTGATCAAAATGATGGTGAAATTTCAAAATCTATTTTGAATTGGTTTAATCATGTAAATTTTATTGATGGTATTGATCATGATGGATACATAGAGTATACAATGGAACAAATGGAAAATCATGAGTTTAAATGTGAAATGATAAACCTTATTAAAACAGCTGATATTGGTATTGAAGATATTTTATTAGAAAAGAAAGAAGTACCGTCAAATATTGTTGAAGAATTACCTTTCCCTAAGGAACTGAAAGAGAAAATATTAAAAGAGGGTGGTTTAAAAGAAATTTCTTTAGATACATATCATAAAAAATTTGATAAAAATAATAATGAAATTGGAAATGTAGTATTTAATTTGGAAAAAGAAGAATCAATCGGTACAAGAAAGTTTTTTAAAATGACAGCACCTATTTTAAATACTTTAAAAGAAGGAAAAATTTTAATCATAGATGAACTAGATGCAAGTTTACATCCTATGCTTACAAAGTCATTGATTGAAATGTTTCATAATGAGGAACTTAATACAAAAAATGCACAATTGATTTTTGCTACACATGATACCAACTTATTAACGCCATCATTATTTAGAAGAGATCAAATTTGGTTAACAGAAAAAGATAAATATGGTGCAACAAATATTTATTCATTGGCTCAGTTTAAAGATGTAAGAGCAAAAGAGAACTTTGAAAAAAATTATATTCAAGGTAAATATGGAGCTATTCCATATCTTGGAAAGTTTGAGTTTTAG
- the lepA gene encoding translation elongation factor 4, whose translation MQKNIRNFSIIAHIDHGKSTLADRIIQECGAITDREMSSQVMDTMDIEQERGITIKAQSVRLKYIKDGEEYILNLIDTPGHVDFSYEVSRSLASSEGALLIVDSTQGVEAQTIANVYIALDNDLELLPVVNKIDLPSADPMRVLEETEEAIGLDCTEHNLISAKTGLGVKDLIDSIVDRVPAPEGDEEAPTKALIYDSWFDNYLGALALVRVYDGSIKKGQMLKMMNTKVQHPVLDLMYPHPIKREKTTEIKTGEIGIVILGLKTLDGIAVGDTMTDAKNPTQKAIEGFEPAKPFVFAGIYPIETDKFEDLREALIKLQLNDSSISFEPESSAALGSGFRTGFLGMLHMEVIKERLEREFNLDLIATAPTVIYEVLKNDGERITIQNPSELPEPNYIDTIFEPYVKATILVPDEFLGNVIKLLNDKRAIQNKMDYLGKRVLLDYDIPMNEIVMDFYDKLKSTTKGYASFDYEPIGFRPGVLQKLDIKVAGEVVDALSIIVPENKALSKGREFIKALKELIPRQLFEVAIQASIGSNIIARETVKSTGKNVTAKCYGGDITRKRKLLEKQKAGKKRMKAIGKVNVPQEAFMAVLKI comes from the coding sequence TTGCAAAAAAACATTAGAAACTTTAGTATTATTGCTCATATTGACCATGGGAAATCTACACTAGCTGATAGAATAATACAAGAGTGTGGAGCTATTACAGATAGAGAGATGTCATCTCAGGTAATGGATACAATGGATATTGAACAAGAGCGTGGTATTACTATTAAAGCTCAAAGCGTTAGATTAAAATATATAAAAGATGGTGAAGAGTATATCTTAAACCTAATTGACACTCCAGGACACGTTGACTTCTCTTATGAAGTAAGTAGAAGTTTAGCTTCATCAGAAGGTGCACTTTTGATTGTAGATTCAACACAAGGTGTTGAAGCACAAACTATTGCCAATGTATATATTGCCTTGGATAATGATTTAGAACTACTTCCAGTTGTTAATAAAATCGACTTACCTAGTGCTGACCCAATGAGAGTTTTAGAAGAAACAGAAGAAGCTATAGGTTTAGATTGTACAGAACATAATCTTATCTCTGCAAAAACAGGTTTAGGTGTAAAAGATTTAATTGATTCTATTGTAGATAGAGTTCCAGCTCCAGAAGGAGATGAGGAAGCTCCTACAAAAGCATTAATTTATGATTCATGGTTTGATAACTATTTAGGTGCACTAGCACTTGTTAGAGTTTATGATGGAAGTATTAAAAAAGGTCAAATGCTTAAGATGATGAATACAAAAGTTCAACATCCAGTATTAGATTTAATGTATCCACACCCAATAAAAAGAGAAAAAACAACTGAAATCAAAACAGGTGAAATTGGAATAGTTATTTTAGGATTAAAAACACTTGATGGAATTGCAGTTGGGGATACAATGACTGATGCAAAAAACCCAACACAAAAAGCAATTGAAGGATTTGAACCTGCTAAACCTTTTGTATTTGCAGGAATCTATCCAATAGAAACAGATAAATTTGAAGATTTAAGAGAGGCTTTAATTAAACTTCAACTAAATGACTCATCAATCTCTTTTGAACCAGAATCTTCAGCAGCACTAGGAAGTGGATTTAGAACAGGTTTTTTAGGAATGCTTCATATGGAAGTTATAAAAGAGAGACTTGAAAGGGAATTTAATCTTGATTTAATTGCAACAGCACCTACTGTTATATATGAAGTGCTTAAAAATGATGGAGAAAGAATAACAATTCAAAATCCAAGTGAATTACCAGAGCCTAACTATATTGATACAATCTTTGAACCATATGTAAAAGCAACTATTTTAGTACCTGATGAATTTTTAGGAAATGTTATTAAACTGCTTAATGATAAAAGAGCTATACAAAATAAAATGGATTATTTAGGTAAAAGGGTTTTATTGGATTATGATATTCCAATGAATGAGATTGTAATGGACTTCTATGATAAACTAAAATCTACAACAAAAGGTTATGCATCTTTTGATTATGAACCAATAGGTTTTAGACCAGGTGTTTTACAAAAACTTGATATAAAAGTTGCAGGTGAAGTTGTAGATGCCTTATCAATAATAGTTCCTGAGAATAAAGCCCTAAGTAAAGGTAGAGAGTTTATAAAAGCCTTAAAAGAGCTAATTCCAAGACAACTATTTGAAGTAGCAATACAAGCAAGTATTGGAAGTAATATTATTGCAAGAGAAACTGTAAAATCTACAGGTAAAAATGTAACTGCAAAATGTTATGGTGGGGATATTACAAGAAAAAGAAAACTACTAGAGAAACAAAAAGCAGGTAAGAAAAGAATGAAAGCGATTGGTAAAGTAAACGTACCACAAGAAGCTTTTATGGCAGTGTTGAAGATTTAA
- a CDS encoding RloB family protein, with the protein MARRGQDSSDKLHNRRKQALKAQDFKSKKKDKSKVPDIIISCEDSVSAPAYFRNIVKNLIKEKKITQDSFVIVPSEILSGTNPSKVLERLKKYEDRNGKTYKDFQHKWIVIDRDVERVNGGGHTTEDFNVAINNAKSTKQNLNIEVAYSNDSFELWYLLHFNYITTGILRDDINTKLIKKLKEKNPYKFSKLNKKNIKQDNYVKYIFEELLEFQEDAIKNAERLLESYGNQHSPEKDNPSTTIHKLVVILKTLNQ; encoded by the coding sequence ATGGCAAGGCGAGGGCAAGATAGTTCTGATAAACTTCATAATAGAAGAAAACAAGCTCTAAAAGCACAAGATTTTAAATCTAAAAAGAAAGATAAATCTAAAGTTCCAGATATAATCATTTCATGTGAAGATTCTGTATCTGCCCCAGCTTATTTTAGAAATATTGTTAAAAACCTTATTAAAGAAAAAAAGATTACGCAAGATTCATTTGTGATAGTTCCTTCTGAAATTTTAAGTGGAACTAACCCTTCTAAGGTTTTAGAAAGATTAAAAAAATATGAAGATAGGAATGGTAAAACATATAAAGATTTTCAACATAAATGGATAGTAATAGATAGAGATGTTGAAAGAGTCAATGGCGGTGGACATACCACAGAAGATTTTAATGTTGCAATTAATAATGCTAAAAGTACTAAACAAAATTTAAATATTGAAGTTGCATATTCAAATGATTCTTTTGAATTATGGTATCTCCTACATTTTAATTATATTACAACTGGTATTTTAAGAGATGATATTAATACAAAATTAATTAAAAAGCTGAAAGAAAAAAATCCATATAAATTTTCTAAATTAAATAAAAAAAATATTAAACAAGATAACTATGTAAAATATATTTTTGAGGAACTTTTAGAGTTTCAAGAAGATGCAATTAAGAATGCAGAAAGATTATTGGAAAGTTATGGAAATCAACACTCTCCAGAAAAAGATAATCCATCAACTACAATCCATAAACTTGTAGTAATTTTAAAAACATTAAATCAATAA
- a CDS encoding OmpA family protein has protein sequence MKKIILSTALCASMMFAANSEYKYEVTPMLGGTFTEGNLNLERNYANVGLSFGFNLDDSMFDQFEVGFLRTIDDVKYKDTVFNVGASTYVTRVFGNFIKEYGLNDATSLYALVGVGIEHFDNEFYGNESGLFGNYGFGVKYKISEDVYLKTDLRHVIETDHGDNNLLYTVGIAIPFGKKAAPEAPKVDETPAPKDSDNDGVFDMNDQCPNSAVGAVVDKLGCEIDSDQDGVVDSKDKCPDTPKGDIVDENGCSLKVNLNILFDFDSSRIKNSYDSRIKKFADFMKAFPSVSGKIEAHTDAKGSDEYNQKLSERRAASVVKALEAYGVDSTRLKSIGYGETRPVATNETEEGRALNRRVEGSIQR, from the coding sequence ATGTTTGCTGCAAATAGTGAATATAAATATGAAGTTACTCCTATGTTAGGTGGAACTTTTACTGAAGGTAATTTAAATTTAGAAAGAAACTATGCTAATGTTGGTTTAAGTTTTGGTTTTAACCTTGATGACTCAATGTTTGATCAATTTGAAGTTGGTTTTTTAAGAACTATTGATGATGTAAAGTACAAAGATACAGTTTTTAATGTAGGTGCTTCTACCTATGTCACTAGAGTTTTTGGTAACTTTATCAAAGAATATGGATTAAATGATGCAACGTCGCTATATGCCTTAGTGGGTGTTGGTATTGAACACTTTGATAATGAATTTTATGGAAATGAAAGTGGACTTTTTGGTAACTATGGTTTTGGTGTAAAATACAAAATCTCTGAAGATGTTTATTTAAAAACAGATTTAAGACATGTTATTGAAACTGATCATGGAGATAATAACCTACTTTATACTGTAGGTATTGCAATTCCATTTGGTAAAAAAGCAGCTCCTGAAGCTCCAAAAGTTGATGAAACTCCTGCACCTAAAGATTCTGATAATGATGGTGTATTTGATATGAATGACCAATGTCCAAATTCAGCTGTTGGTGCAGTTGTTGATAAATTAGGATGTGAAATTGATAGTGACCAAGATGGGGTAGTTGATTCAAAAGATAAATGTCCAGATACTCCAAAAGGAGATATTGTTGATGAAAATGGATGTTCATTAAAAGTAAACCTTAACATCTTATTTGACTTTGATAGTTCAAGAATTAAAAACTCTTATGATTCAAGAATCAAAAAATTTGCTGACTTTATGAAAGCATTCCCATCAGTAAGTGGTAAAATTGAAGCACATACAGATGCAAAAGGTAGTGATGAGTATAATCAAAAACTATCTGAAAGAAGAGCTGCATCAGTTGTTAAAGCTTTAGAAGCTTATGGTGTTGACTCAACAAGATTAAAATCAATTGGTTATGGTGAAACAAGACCAGTAGCTACAAATGAAACAGAAGAAGGTAGAGCATTAAACAGAAGAGTTGAAGGTTCAATTCAAAGATAA